A genomic window from Osmerus eperlanus chromosome 5, fOsmEpe2.1, whole genome shotgun sequence includes:
- the uri1 gene encoding unconventional prefoldin RPB5 interactor 1, giving the protein MDKKSKMNIDIPRGIDKLREEHMKVVKDCDGQIQHWKKVEGDYDALEERLRTLPDKLSYDIMVPFGPLAFMPGKMVHTNEITVLLGDNWFAKCSAKQAQEIVGHRKQHVKSAVDDLQKTRKNFEARVSFTQDLGKLSEGKGDYVDIREEVENKEKIIVSKGKQRVALKPHSKPKLEAVVDLEEEEGEEEEEDGSGRGGDGGSRKGVLSEEELWAKLDELEKQEEEQDEQDRSGSAVTNGDDSSSSEEEKESEGGQREKGLGQGEGGKPAPPSSQVNGVTRPAARGEEKDEKDEEDEEGSRLPTIYFSHTVEPKKVRINTGKNTTLKFSERKEQKEQAKRRRKNSGGSNGHSHHEHHKITSPTDVYRLFVDVKNGELIPRKSILKSRSRENSVCSDTSESSAADLEERRTLLRSQSHDDVTTHSDTSDGVTEEDSPTAGGHACHFEAFSGTVVEKDPLPSTPHLTLAPPALPTIPERRLEEVGPEAPQEPPKRVSKFKASRLQHK; this is encoded by the exons ATGGATAAGAAAAGTAAAATGAATATCGATATACCACGGGGAATTGATAAACTACGAGAGGAACACATGAAG GTGGTGAAAGACTGTGATGGTCAAATTCAGCACTG GAAGAAGGTAGAGGGAGACTACGATGCCCTGGAAGAACGCCTCCGAACCCTCCCGGACAAGCTGTCCTATGACATCATG GTGCCGTTCGGCCCTCTGGCCTTCATGCCGGGGAAGATGGTCCACACCAACGAGATCACAGTTCTGCTAGGAGACAACTGGTTTGCCAAGTGTTCTGCCAAGCAGGCCCAGGAGATAGTGGGGCACAGAAAACAAC ATGTGAAGAGTGCCGTGGATGACTTGCAAAAGACAAGGAAGAACTTTGAGGCCAGAGTTAGTTTCACACAGGACCTGGGGAAACTGTCTGAG ggTAAAGGGGACTATGTTGACATCAGAGAAGAGGTTGAAAACAAGGAGAAAATAATCGTCTCCAAAG GAAAGCAGCGAGTGGCCCTCAAGCCCCACTCCAAGCCCAAGCTAGAGGCTGTtgtggacctggaggaggaggagggagaggaggaggaggaggatgggagtggtagaggtggagatggagggagcaggaAAGGAGTTCTGTCCGAGGAGGAGCTGTGGGCTAAACTAGACGAGCTGGAGaaacaggaggaagagcaggacgAGCAGGACAG GTCGGGAAGTGCAGTAACCAACGGTGACgactcctcttcctctgaggaagaaaaggagagcgaggggggccAACGTGAGAAGGGACTGGGTCAGGGCGAGGGCGGGAAACCAGCCCCTCCCAGCTCCCAGGTCAACGGGGTCACACGGCCCGCAGCCAGGGGCGAGGAGAAGGACGagaaggacgaggaggacgaggagggcagCCGACTGCCCACCATCTATTTCTCTCACACGGTGGAACCCAAGAAG GTGAGGATAAACACAGGGAAGAACACGACCCTGAAGTTCAGCGAGAGGAAAGAACAGAAGGAGCaggcgaagaggaggaggaagaacagcGGCGGCAGCAACGGCCACTCTCACCACGAGCACCACAAGATCACCTCGCCCACAGACGTGTACAG GTTGTTCGTGGACGTGAAGAACGGCGAGCTGATCCCCAGGAAGTCCATCCTGAAGTCCCGCAGCCGCGAGAACAGCGTGTGCAGCGACACGAGCGAGAGCAGCGCCGCCGACCTGGAGGAGCGCCGCACGCTGCTCCGCTCGCAGAGCCACGACGACGTCACCACGCACAGCGACACCAGCGACGGCGTCACTGAGGAGGACAGCCCCACCGCGGGGGGCCACGCCTGCCACTTTGAG GCCTTCTCAGGCACGGTGGTGGAGAAGGAtcctcttccctccaccccccaccttaccctggcccccccagccctgcccaccATCCCAGAGAGACGGCTGGAGGAGGTGGGCCCCGAGGCCCCCCAGGAGCCCCCCAAAAGGGTGTCCAAGTTCAAAGCTTCGCGGCTGCAGCATAAGTGA
- the LOC134020674 gene encoding zinc finger protein 536-like: MYLGWSPPFAAQVYPQWNGSSSFKSSLSHPSLHDPIRARMALLANQLLDPRVLNGMNGRVDLPSFLRAQNPPGIPAQASSTEEDTRKNRKYPCPLCGKRFRFNSILSLHMRTHTGEKPFKCPYCDHRAAQKGNLKIHLRTHKQGILGKGRGRIREENRLLHELEERAILRDKQIRGSLPPHVLQTQLPQSASLTAPQTSQSPSGPVDALLQPSPSPNMASVLEEPSPLPPPSGFRCSFCKGKFRKQQELERHIRILHKPYKCTLCDYAASQEDQLIGHVETAHISAEDAHGGRPTAGRPGGEFPCEVCGQTFSQAWFLKGHMRKHKDSFEHCCQICGRRFKEPWFLKNHMKVHLNKLAAKSSRPPSLADVAVSFSSVAQDPQANLYSQYISSLHRRFLSTERAGQPDYHHSFSSAEVELKVKDLLGRMLAQGTGLVEGEGRRKLAHGQGLVEGEGRRVLAQGTGLVEGEGRRMLAHGQGLVEGEGRRVLAHGQGLVEGEGRRVLAHGQGLVEGEGRRVLAHGQGLVEGEGRRVLAHGQGLVEGESQTMLAKGQDSLLGCLLPPLLSSGGMDLLQAADSDRDGNSANPRYPGWQIMAPGLSLEQIYTPADPHHCYPPQKRVPEGLVLQVSATVDQRPRQGQADPRLAVPRWNAPSPPSQPQVSRPYRTPFPTDYPSDYPSTQPAPFSYQPPWLESRGLTHPRRQAQTSGPKPQTEPSQSQTPSTQAHTPSTKPIPPSPNLKPRPGHQSPDTGLYSDVETSDSSRVQPDSMLSDRQAEVSEGDVGLGVPGPSPHPRHGGAAGAPGPLSPTRLGGVPGGSVPQTGVPSP, translated from the exons ATGTATCTAGGTTGGAGTCCTCCATTTGCTGCGCAGGTGTACCCTCAGTGGAATGGAAGCTCCAGCTTCAAGTCATCT CTGTCACACCCCTCCCTTCACGACCCAATCAGGGCCCGGATGGCTCTCCTAGCCAATCAGCTCCTGGACCCCAGGGTTCTGAATGGTATGAACGGGAGAGTTGACCTCCCGTCCTTCCTGCGGGCTCAAAACCCCCCGGGCATCCCAGCCCAGGCGTCCAGCACGGAAGAAGACACCCGCAAGAACAGGAAGTACCCGTGCCCGCTGTGCGGCAAGCGCTTCCGTTTCAACAGCATCCTGTCGCTgcacatgcgcacgcacaccgGCGAGAAACCGTTCAAGTGTCCGTATTGTGACCACCGGGCCGCCCAGAAGGGGAACTTGAAGAtccacctgcgcacacacaagcagggcattctgggtaaagGCCGGGGGCGAATCAGAGAAGAGAACCGTCTGCTtcatgagctggaggagagagccatCCTGAGGGACAAACAGATAAGAGGCAGTCTCCCGCCCCACGTACTCCAGACACAACTGCCCCAGTCTGCCTCTCTGACTGCCCCCCAGACCTCTCAGTCCCCCTCAGGCCCCGTGGACGCCCTCCtacagccctccccctcccccaataTGGCGTCTGTCCTGGAGgagccctcccccctgcccccgccctcAGGCTTCCGCTGCTCCTTCTGTAAGGGAAAGTTCCGGAAGCAGCAGGAGTTGGAGCGTCACATAAGGATCCTCCATAAGCCCTACAAGTGCACCCTGTGCGACTACGCCGCCTCCCAAGAGGACCAGCTCATCGGCCACGTGGAGACGGCCCACATCTCAGCCGAGGACGCTCATGGAGGGAGGCCCACGgcggggaggcctgggggggagTTCCCCTGCGAGGTCTGCGGGCAGACCTTCAGCCAGGCGTGGTTCCTCAAAGGACACATGAGGAAACACAAGGACTCGTTCGAGCACTGCTGTCAGATCTGCGGAAGACGCTTCAAGGAGCCATGGTTTCTCAAGAACCACATGAAGGTTCACCTCAACAAGCTGGCTGCCAAGAGCAGCAGGCCCCCAAGCTTGGCGGATGTAGCGGTTAGCTTCAGCAGCGTAGCCCAGGACCCCCAAGCTAACCTGTACTCCCAGTACATCTCCAGTCTCCACAGGAGGTTCCTGTCCACTGAGAGAGCTGGACAGCCTGACTACCATCACAGCTTCTCCTCTGCCGAGGTGGAGCTGAAGGTCAAGGACCTGCTGGGGAGGATGCTTGCCCAGGGAACAGgcctggtggagggggaaggtcggAGGAAGCTTGCCCATGGACAGGgcctggtggagggggaaggtcggAGGGTGCTTGCCCAGGGAACAGgcctggtggagggggaaggtcggAGGATGCTTGCCCATGGACAGGgcctggtggagggggaaggtcggAGGGTGCTTGCCCATGGACAGGgcctggtggagggggaaggtcggAGGGTGCTTGCCCATGGACAGGgcctggtggagggggaaggtcggAGGGTGCTTGCCCATGGACAGGgcctggtggagggggaaggtcggAGGGTGCTTGCCCATGGACAGGGCCTAGTAGAGGGGGAGAGTCAGACGATGCTTGCAAAGGGACAGGACTCCTTGCTGGGCTGCCTGCTTCCCCCTCTCCTGAGCTCCGGAGGTATGGACCTTCTCCAAGCTGCTGACAGTGACAGAGACGGTAATAGTGCTAATCCCAGATATCCCGGCTGGCAGATCATGGCACCGGGACTGTCCCTGGAGCAGATATACACACCTGCCGACCCGCACCATTGCTACCCGCCTCAGAAGCGTGTGCCG GAAGGCCTGGTTCTCCAGGTCTCAGCCACGGTGGACCAGAGACCCAGACAGGGACAGGCCGATCCCAGGCTGGCAGTGCCCCGCTGGAacgcccccagccctccctctcagcctcag GTGAGCCGGCCCTACAGGACTCCTTTCCCAACGGACTACCCTAGTGACTACCCCAGCACACAGCCAGCCCCCTTCAGCTACCAGCCCCCCTGGCTGGAGAGCCGGGGCCTCACACATCCCCGGCGCCAAGCCCAAACCTCGGGACCAAAGCCCCAGACTGAGCCCTCCCAGAGCCAGACCCCCAGCACCCAAGCCCATACCCCCAGCACCAAGCCCATACCCCCCAGTCCCAATCTCAAGCCCAGGCCCGGGCACCAAAGCCCGGATACTGGTCTGTACTCTGACGTGGAAACCTCTGACTCCAGCAGGGTACAGCCAGACTCGATGCTcagtgacagacaggctgaggtgaGTGAGGGCGATGTGGGTCTGGGGGTCCCtggtccctccccccatcccaggCACGGCGGGGCAGCAGGAGCCCCTGGACCTCTCTCTCCGACCAGACTTGGAGGGGTCCCAGGTGGATCGGTCCCCCAGACAGGGGTGCCCAGCCCCTGA